The nucleotide window tgggagggggatgagagataaaagactacaaatatggtgcagtttATACTGCTAAGTTGaagggtgcaccaaaatctcacaaatcaccactgaagagcttactcatgtaaccaaataccacctgtaccccaataacttatggaaaaataaaaataaataaataaaataaaagaatggatcatataattaaaaaaaattacctcacAGCACGTATTCTATGGAAAGGAAACTATTTAAAACATGAAAGAGGAAAACACATCCCTTGGCAGGGCAACTCCTGATGATTGCAGTGTGGTTTTCCATTCTGCAAAAATTGTTTTGCATGTTGTTTCTGGACTTCCAACACCCTGCAGCTTTCCCTCTGGCTGGTACCTATGAGGAGCTCCTTACTCCAATTagggcagaagtgggaggaaagGTCAGAGGCAAACACCCTGCTCCTCTGCTCTTGAGAAGGCCTGCCTACAAAACTGACTAAGGGAAGTAAAATCTCCATTAAACTGACATCATGTGTAAGAGAATAGCGATCATAGCTATTCTTGACATGGAATTATTTAACACATATTGTGTATATGgagttattcaataaatattaaccacCAATGTGAaggaatatatttacttttatcttCATAAGTCTGTATGATAGGAAGGGTAAGTATTTAAAATGATGACTGTAAGCGTAGAGGGGTCATCTGTCTAAGATGTAAATATCTAGATTTGTCGAGACAGAAACTAGAAGTtcttaaatatcttcaaatggaAACAGAGCAAAAGTCACTATTGTGCAATGCACTGATGCATCTATGCATCCCAGGTGACACAACATgttccaactttatttttctctctacttttaaAAACTCTTCTGTTTGCATGCCTGCTTTATGTGGGGACTCTCCAGAGAGAGTGCACATGATGCTTGCTCCGGAGACGCAGCCTTCCTTATTCTAGAAGCTCCCAGATTACTACAGCAGGCAGCAGTGGGGTGCATTCACCCACAATAGGTAGGTTTGATCACACCCATCACCAACAGCCTGAACCCGTATTTAGATTTTGCTTCATGCAGGACAAGAGCATCCCTGTGGAACTAAAATGAGCCACCTTCAAGGCACTATGCTCCTGCCACAGGAACCAGGGAGCTCCACCTCTTCTTCCACACTCCAGGAGCCCTTCCCGGAGCAGCCATCCCCAGACATAGAAGGCGGGTTCCTTCTGAAGCCCAGGCAGCCAGCCAGAGGCCAGCAGGGGAGCAGTGAGTGCCTTGCCTTCCTGCAAGTGCCTTCTCTCAGATCAAGTCTCCACTCCTAAAACCAAGCCCATGACACAGACATGTCCTCCATGCAGAGGGAGGAGGACAGTATAGGCAGGAAGCCAATACCGGCCCAGAATCAGACTTAGAGAAACCTGAAATGTCTGAAGTCAAGGCCCAACTCACTCCTAGGAAGATTTCTTTCGTGTGTGTAAGTAGGTAGATACGCTCCTCTCTCTATCCTCAGAAcaatgtacatatataattacGTGTGTGCAGTCTGTATGTCTGGTGAGAATATGGCTTTTGAAGGCCTGGAAACTCATGCATTTTCTATCCCAGGGTTTTGCTGATGAGCTGAGCCCAAAGCAGGAGGTGATCAAATGATGGCATGGTTTAAACACATCTGGAGTGGCACATCTAGAGAGAAGCAGAGTTATAGAACTGAACTGCAGTCTACTCTGGACTGGGGCTGAAGTGCCCCTTGGGTTCTATCCTGAATTAAACTCTCAATTCTACTCTCTCCCCACCACCAGGCTTACTTTCCAAGTCGGCTTCAGATCCAGGTTCAGACTGGAACTGGCATGAACATTTATGATTGTGGGCTTTTTATCTCCCTTTTCGTCATTTTCCCCACTACCATTTCAGTATCCTGCCATTGATATTTCTTTCTCTGAAGAAAATGTGTTATTcatttgggaaatattttggCAAGAATGGAAGTtctaaataaagcatttttattgtTGTGACTGTTAGCCTATAGGCAGAAAGTTtcaaaagttttatatatatcctAATTTGGGCCTGCAGAAACCACTATCCCAATTCTTCCAGGGCTATTTAAGAAAGGCTAGTTAGCTTGTCTAATCATCCTGCCTTTTTCGTGGCAATAGCATATACTTTTATTGTTTAAAGAAGTGATAGGAACTCTTGCACCAAATAATGTGCATTGCAAAAGGTGCAACTAagcctgaaaatatttttgagaaagtgCAGGATCCAATGTCTACTTGCCTCTTGGCCCTTATTCAGACAGTAGTTAGTTATGTAGCTTTGCATCAAGAGCTAGAGAATTCTTCCTAAGAACATTCTCTTATTAAAGCTAAATAACTGAATACATTTGGATAGTTCTAGaaacaataaaatcaaattaagaaTAGGGAAACCAGGTTATGTACAACAACTTAACCTATATATTAATGTGCACTATAATAAACATTTGCACATGATGACATACAGATATATCCTTCTGGATTGAAGGATGGCTTTGCTTCTTCCTtaccttcttttaaaataataggcGCATGACTGTTAGGTAGAGTGGTGGCATGCCTTTGTGACTGCATACTTTGCTAAACCAAATGGAGAATGGTGGTGGGATCTGTTCTAGGGGGAGGAGACTAATGTCTAGTCTGCCTTAGGCAATCTGAGTGAGGGATAAAATTGCTTTTATCAAGACTGCTCTGAACCATGGTTTGTCCTGAGCAGTCCATTCTATTACTCAGTCCAGTAAGCTGTAGATAGCATCATTCATGCTAAAGTTGAgcaaactgaagctcaaagaCTTCTGAGGAAGTTGTTTGACTACATAGCAGAACCAGGAGCCCATCCTGACCTCTGGGAGTCAGCATGAGTATTACCACTACGTCTGTGTACAGAGAGATGCACTCGATGTCCCAGGGAAGCCAAGTGGATGGGTGTTTAAGAAACATTGAAATGGTGAAATGTTGCTCATTTGTTTATCCTTCTACAACTTGCCTCCTCTGTTGACTTTTTCAGTATGTGGTATAAGGaggttatttataaaaatattaaagtacCTTGTTAGGAAAACACCCATAGTTGAGCAGTGGGAACGTTCAACTCAACCTTTTATTGCTGATCATTTTTCCTTGAGAAGTTCTTCTTCAGCATTTCTTTGGTAGGGTCGTTGGGTaggtaaaaattatttctggataGCTGGGCAGGGTGTCACAAGGACCAGGGCCACCAGGGATCTTACCACAGAACCAAGGACTGCCTAGAGAAAGTGGACTCAAGTCATCCATGGAGATGCCTAAGAGTTGCAGCCTCCAAAATCAAGAAGCCAGAGGCTGACTGAGAAGTGGGGTCAAGCAGGTTGTGTCATGAAGGGCAGGATCCTTTTTATGGAAGAGAGTTTACCATGGTTGAGCATTTGGAAAGTCCAACAGGAAATCTGAGTGGCAGGAGACATACTACGAAAGTAGATAATTACTGAActctattttatttgaatatccagtatttttaactttttattttctcgtagagactgggtctccctgTCACACTAGCAAAAGTGTCGTGGCGCCATCACAGCTTCCTGCAGACtctaactactgggctcaagcaattctcctgactcagccttttgagtaactgggattacaggcatgagccaccatgctggctatttttaggttttaaagTGGGATCTGACATGCGACTCCACTGATTACTATTAATATCAGTAAACTTGAGCAACTAGATCTTAAGTACCTTATGATAGAATGCAAGAGGTGATAACTAGCACTGTCTAGGAACTATTCCTACTGGAAGAATGGAACGTAAGTCTGATCAAGCCTCCAGGTTTAACTGCAGTCTATGGGATATAGGGAAGAATAACACATTAATGCCAAGTATGCAGTAAGCCAATTTCAGAATGTGGGAAAATCTACACAACAAATgattgtttctctctcttctcaacATCACAACAAACAtgttgtaaaatggaaatagtcaAAATAAAGTTAAGTGGATTAAACTACTACACCAAATAATCTCACTTTTTACTTACGTATTCAGACCAGAAGGGAGTTAAAAGAAGATGTTCTATGATAAACTGGGCCTTTCGGTGGGCCTCTAGCACCTGCCAAGACGACCTGTGCATGGCTCCACCAGCCCCAAACCCAGGACAGCTGTTTGGAGCTTCTCTCATGGATGTTTGTGAGAATGACAAGCTGCCTGCCCCTCTGCTGGTAGGTCTCATTTTGTCTGGTCTTCTTTTTGGTAGCCCTCTTGAAGAGAGAGAACTCTGGGGTAGTCAAGTGTTTTCATCCAAATCTATCGCAAAGTGGAGAAATCTTTAGACAATGACAAACCCTAGCTTTGATGGagaagatttgtcaattttacttCAGTGACTAGAAATATGATTTAGATGCTGCAGGATCATAAGGCAAAGACAATAGGGAAAGATACTCTTTCGATGGTTTCAGCCAAGACCCATGTACACGGGCTTGGATGAATCAAAATGGGCTCTGTGTTATGAATCTCTGAGACTTCCCCTTCCCCTCGCATCCTTGTTTCAGCTTCTTCCTTCAACTCCACACTAGTCCCAAATCTCCTGTAATTATGTCTTCATCTTACACTACTGAGTCTTACAACTCAAAATATCTCCCATGAATTGATTTGTATTTCCAGTACTTAAGCATAAAAATTCATCCTTTGGCATATAGTAATCCTTTAATCTTAACAGAATGTGTCAACTTAAAGCCACAGAGTTTATCCTGTGTTGTTTCAAATTGGTGTCTGAAATTGTCTGTGGTGACATTTGTTGAGTGTATAGAATCTTTCCAAGTATTCTACTAGATGTAGGGAATGTTAATGGGAAGAAACTAATCATTTTAAGTGTATGCTAGATACTACCCTAGACCTGGCATTTTTCACAGAGAATTCAGGGGGTGGCTATGATTATCATCACTCCCActtcacaaatgaaaaattttcaaatagCTTTGTAATActgtgtccaaggtcacacagtaaacAAGTGGAATAGTAGACACAAGTTCCTTGAGTCATTTTGCTgtgacattattttcttttgcgCTGCAAGGAGGGGACGTGAAGATAGAAAAAAAGGATGTGGAAACCGGTGAGAAGAAAATGTAATCAGAGAAGGCTTCAGGGAGGAGACAGGTTTTAAGCCTGATTTAACAGAGCCTAGAAAATATAGGAAGTAGGAATGGGGCATTTGGACCCTTAAAGGGGAGCAAACAAGTGGGAAATTGGTGTgcaaaaatatttccataattGGGGAACCCATATTAGGGAGAAATCAGAAAAGAATGGAGAAGGAGAAGATTCCACAGAGGCTTCAAGGTACAGGAGTTTGATTTTCTAGTGTAAATTCACTGAAAAGGAAAATCGGATTTAAAAGGTTTCAGTATATGAACATAGAATGGATTAATGGGTGGAAAATAtggagacacacaaaaaattcaaaatgtactTCACTCCTTCCAGCTCCAGCACTGTAACCTCAGATCCCTTAGCTCTGGCTGCAGAAAGAAGGCAAGCTTGTCCTTTGGGCTTGTAAATATGAAACACCTTgtacctttctttccttttctccccagAGGATAtgctttcctttatcaatcaaaaagGGCAATACACAGCGAAAATTGGGCAACATAAACTCATGTAGAGTCCTGAAGGAGAAACTCGATTCAGGAGATAAAGTAAACTTGGACAGCGAGTCTGTTGTCATGGTGGCCTCTGTCTTTAAGGTAGGTAAAGTTTTAGCATTATCTATGCACAGGATATCTCTGAAGTTTTATGATTGGTTTCTCTCATCATGACTGCCTAAGAACAATAATAGGCATAGTCTTTCAAGAAtctgaaaaactgaaaaacacttGACAACGTCAAACTTTAAGAAGATTGATTTCCTCTGTTTTTCAAAACTTTATATGATAGATATGCTGTCCTTTCTCATCACACACCAACCTTTCCATCTTCACTCCTGAACACTCCGTgccaaataataacaataattagtaATCATAATACAATATGTGTTAAAATACACAATTACATATAGAGAATGTTTACCAAATTAAGCATCCTGCATTTGATGGCTTCCCACTGCCTAAGACATCTCCACAGCATGCTTTGACCATGATGTTGAAAGTGGTGTAGCAATGCCTCTACTATGGTGCCTTCTTTCACCTTTACCACCTGTGGCTCACTTTGGTAATATTTGTAATGCATTACCTACCACCCACAGTTATAGTTACGCAGTCACCAGCTCTTACCACAAGCCTCTTGTAAATCTGACTTTTAATGTGGGTGCAGCAGCCAGAATTAGTTTGGAATTCAGAAAATTCGATTTCTACAAAAGTAGATAAGTTTTGAATCGACACAGCAAAATCACAAGTGTCTAGGTACATTTCtacaaggaaaaataataaggaattTAATCAGTCCATTTCGGTACATGTTAATAGCTCTGAAAAAAATTATGGTAATGTGGTAATGACTAAACAGGTTTTTTAAATTGTCTTAGAATCTCAGTTACCTTTGGTCATTCCTTATCTCCATTAATGTTCAGCCATGTGATAAATAGCAACATTTCTGTAATGATGTATGGTGGACTGCTACTATGCTAGGACCATAATGATATACACTAGTATGCAAATCACTAGTTGGGTGCTGTCCTCTCTAAGGTACGCACATGAAATTGGTTTAATATTTCACAAAGACTTAAGAGTTATTATCTGCAGATTTTGCAATCTTAGTCTTGATAATACTATGTCAAATAACTGGAGAGTTGGCTTAAGCCAGAAATGAACATATGACTTGGACAACATTGGGCCTGCCATTGTGCTGTCTATAGACAGAGATCAAACAGCAAATACCCTTGGCATAGTCTGCTTGGCTCCTGTTCTAGCTTCACCACTCATCCCTATCAATGGACTCTGCAGCACAGAGTCCACGAATCCAGAGAAGAGACACATGCTCTGAATGCATGTAAGTGAGGTACACATCAGACAAAGGTGTTCCTGAATTCAGCCTTCTAGAGTCAGCCAGAGCTGGAATGTTTCCTTCCTCCTAACATATTGGAACCCTTCCATGGGAAGTGAAGTGAACTGAACAGCCATAACTACCAGATACGGCTGTATAACATAACCACAGTACATAGCGGTGGTGTAGGGGAACTGAGACTTCACATTTTTCACTCTTCTGTCCTCAGTCTTCCAAAGCATGCCTAGCACAAACcacagctcaataaatattaatatgaagGAACAATTACTGGATTTTAATCACAATAGTTGCCTAAAGGTATTTCCTGAACTAGTTGCTATTAAGAGGAGTGTTGGGCTATTCAGCGAGACCAGTGGAAGCAAGGTGTGCCTTTGAAGCTAGCAAGGTAATAAGACAACTTTCCCTTTCCCTcattgttacacacacacacacacacacacatacatatacacacacatatacacacatgaatGAAAGCTTCACAAATTTTAATTGGCTCAATTGTATAGTATTAAGACTTGTTCAAGAGCCCAATAATGTGAGAAATTTTCATGCACCACTTAGGAAGCTTACTTTGGCATGCCTCTAGCACTAATACTTAGAGGACTGAAAGTTATGATATATCTAAATGTTGATTAAGCTTCCTTTCTATGGAGGGAGTTTCTGTTCCAGCCCAGAGGTTTGAGAAGTAACATGTAGTTACTCATGGGAGATTTCTGTATATATCCAGCAACTTCCTACTCATAAGTAGAGAAGTGACGTATTATACAGTTAAAGAGAGAATGAAGCTATTGAGAGAGCTTTCTCCCCAAGAGCACAGATAGCCCAAGTCAGAAGGCCCAGTCCTCAACATGTGTGCATGAGCACATGGGTGTGTGACTTTAGTTCATTTGGTTCTGAAATTTTCTTGCTAGAAATTAAGAACACTGTGTCTAAATAAgcaacatttttatgtttatttcttttcaagaAATTGATAGGATTTAGGGTGCTTTATCACCAGACCCTGTCAGTTTGTACAAGTTTGCTAAAATATGCATAAAGGAGTTTCAGACCATAGGAGAAGACTTTATCTTCTTTCCCACCACTGCCCACACTCTGCTTGTTTGTATGCTGCTGGCTTTCGTTGGAGAAAAATCCAAGCACTTGCTTCTGGGTGTGCAAGTCAGTGGAGAGTCAGAGCTATGAAGTTGAGTAGCTAGTAAGGAAGAGAGGACTAAGCTGagtttttcatttaaatgttttctttgtaatttctctGACATGTATTTGCcatgagaataattttttaatttatttaaggtttttctttgaaacatctgagaaaatatattttcatcccAACTCTTTGATAAGTGGCATGGTGTTATGGATCAGGAGAACAAGGAAGAGACAATAACTGCAATCCAGAGCTAAGGAAGCAATAATTACTGGATTCTAGGCAcgtctcaaaaaaccagctaacatattctttaaaaaatattggtttgttgtatttttcagttttatgcaCTGAAAAAAATGACCAGTGCCAAAGGGGTTTATGGGGTCATGCACATAGGgtctagtttaaaaataaatgaataccttAGTACTGTCATTGAATTCTTGCTTTTCtcctaatattattaatataggaTCTTTGACCATCTGAATACATAACATTGACAGGAGATGAAATTCTTTGGTTCAAGAAAAATAACAGAGGACAAATCTACCAGTGGTATAATCTTAACTTAGTCAAATAGTCAAATAAACAGAGAAATCAATATCTGCTCCAGGAattgaatttaataaaatatttttgtatgcatTCCTGCCTGGAATGAGTCTTAGATAATAGATAAGCTTTGGGTACTTATCGTGTCTTTGGGCAGGAGACAGCATTCCTGTATTGCTACTTTAAAAGTGAAGGGAGCCCTTTAAAATGAATTGTTGTTTCATATTATCAGTAAGTTTTTGTTGAGCATACTATGAAATGTTACAGGGATTTTAAATATACTATTGGATTTTAGTAATGTTTTCTCAAGTTAAAACACACTGCAGTGGTTACAAGGAAATATTTTCTGATATATTTCCtaagacacattttaaaatgctgtctTACTACATATGAAGGATATATTTCTctattctttcatattttcactGAGCTGTGTAAatgctatatgaaaaaaaagtACTTGTTTCATTTCTCTGTATTTACAACTTCCTGAGTAAAATTCCTGGCTTTAAGagtgtgtatttttgtgtttagGCTTTTAGACCAGCTGCCAAAAGCCAATGTTGTTCTCTTGTGATACCTTTTTGGAGTGTTACATAATATTGAGCAGCATTCCTTAGCCAATCAGATGACAGCTTATAATTTATCCGTGTGTATAGCCTCAAGCATTATTTCCCTGCCAACTCCCTGCAGCTCAGAAGTGGTAAATGAGTTCACCAAAAAGATAATGAGATCTCTCATTTGTATTCCCTGGGGAGCAGAGTCCCCACTTTGAACCTGAAATTCAGGATATTAACTCTAAGGAACCACTTTTTTTAAGACGCACACTTTAATTAAACTTCTGAAGCAGCAGTTTCATTAATACTATTCTAGGGGTTGTAGAAGGTAGAAGGTGTATGAAAAGGTAGATTGTTAAATAGGAAATTGAGAGCAGTGAGTCACTTCTCCTTTCCCATCTAGGAGACAAAACACTAGATTGACAATGCCACAGAGAGATAAGAGAGTGGTGtgacataatagaaaaaaaaaatccgttcTTTGGAGTTTGACAAGCCAAGATTCAACTCTCAGTCTCATCACTGAGGGACGTGTAACCTGGGGCAAAGATTCCAAGCCACGGTTTCCTCATCTCAACAATGACAGTGATGATAAGGCCCAGCTCCTCTGGCCATTACTGACACTTCATTGGCGGTTTGGAAAATATGAACACTCATGGCTCCACACATATTGCCTTTCTCTGTCAATCGAGGCTCACAACTGGCATTCAGGGAACTACTTGGCTACTATTTTGTCTCTGCTGCTGGAATGAGAAAACTAGTAAAACATTCTAGAATATACTAATGGAGCTACAATGTACCTAATAATAAGACCCCAGCTCTCTCCCAAGATCACCCAGAGAGCAATCCTGAGGCCAGGCAATGCATGGAGAGGGACTGCACTTAGACGAGCAGAGATTTTCTCTCCAGCTGCCTCCTTCCTTCACAAAAGACCCTCAGAGAATATCTGCTTCCCAAGTTTAAAATACTTAACAAGTGAATCTCACAAGTTTTTATCCATTGGGTGCTTTATAAATTTAGAGAATATATATCCTTACCCCAAATATCGTATATGAGTTGCTTGAAAATTATCCTATTTTTAAGGATGTGACCATTGAtataaaatgttagctattaagCTAAGCTATAAATTATAACTTTAGCTCACtgattataaacattttaagataCGTGCCCTAAATGCTGTTGAAAAGATCATAGTTGTTTCTTAGAGAAAACTGGTTCATATCTTTCTACATctactctgatttttttc belongs to Symphalangus syndactylus isolate Jambi chromosome 4, NHGRI_mSymSyn1-v2.1_pri, whole genome shotgun sequence and includes:
- the LOC129480231 gene encoding rho GTPase-activating protein 20-like, with translation MINWAFRWASSTCQDDLCMAPPAPNPGQLFGASLMDVCENDKLPAPLLRICFPLSIKKGNTQRKLGNINSCRVLKEKLDSGDKVNLDSESVVMVASVFKVSTVQFLIENCLSIFGEDITSLLEKSSMTCDNSDASGTLKNSAGFDEKQSAGLPGVMRYA